Proteins co-encoded in one Astyanax mexicanus isolate ESR-SI-001 chromosome 1, AstMex3_surface, whole genome shotgun sequence genomic window:
- the LOC103029237 gene encoding cytochrome c oxidase assembly factor 7, translated as MAEQINFEDEAEVKQFLDNLGVEYSYQCHREKDPEGCQRLADYLEGVKKNYEAAAQVLKKNCEENGHGESCYKLGAYHVSGKGGVTECLKSAYSCFIKACNTKGKRLVDSCHNAGLLAHDGRALESGPDPVAARQYYTKACDGGFAPSCFNLSALYIQGSAGVDKNMPLALKYSLRACDLGHIWGCSNASRMYKMGDGTDKDDQKAEELKNRAKELHGQLKERQLKFGE; from the exons ATGGCTGAGCAGATCAATTTTGAGGACGAAGCGGAGGTGAAGCAGTTTTTAGACAACCTGGGAGTGGAGTACAGCTATCAGTGCCACCGAGAGAAAGACCCTGAAG GTTGTCAGAGGTTGGCAGATTACTTGGAGGGCGTAAAGAAAAACTACGAGGCCGCAGCTCAGGTCCTGAAGAAGAACTGTGAGGAGAATGGCCATGGAGAGAGCTGCTACAAGCTTGGAGCTTACCATGTCTCAGGCAAAG GTGGAGTGACGGAGTGTCTGAAATCAGCCTATTCCTGCTTTATAAAGGCATGTAACACCAAAGGGAAGAGGTTAGTGGACAGTTGCCACAACGCAGGCCTGCTTGCACATGACGGCCGAGCCTTGGAAAGCGGTCCAGACCCTGTGGCTGCTCGTCAGTACTACACAAAGGCCTGTGATGGAGGCTTTGCCCCAAGCTGCTTCAACTTGAGCGCCCTTTACATCCAGGGTTCAGCAGGAGTAGACAAAAACATGCCTCTGGCTCTGAAGTACTCCTTGCGGGCCTGCGACCTGGGCCACATTTGGGGCTGCTCCAATGCGAGCCGCATGTACAAAATGGGTGATGGCACAGACAAGGATGACCAGAAGGCAGAGGAGCTGAAGAACAGAGCTAAAGAACTGCATGGACAGCTAAAAGAGCGGCAGCTAAAATTTGGAGAGTGA